The segment GTAATGCCATCACCGCCGCTACCCTCGGTTCGCTTTACAAAACCGAAACCATTCTGGAAATCGGTATAACCCCTATCTTCAGAGCCGAAAGCCAGAGAATCGCCGAGCGGATCGAGTTCCTCAGGGAGGAATTAGACAAGACACGGAAGGTGTTCGACCTGGTCGTCAACTCCGATCCGCGATTCCTCTCCAAACGCCAGCTCAAACTGCTCGACCAGATCCCACTCCTCCAGATGAAGCTCTCCTACCTGTCAAAGGAACTGGGCAAATACTCCAGGATGTATCAATCGGTCCAAAAGGCCATAGAGGAGGATCTGTCCGGGGGATTTATAAGGGTTTTCAAGAAGGTCTATCCCGGCGTCAAGATCACGATCAACTTCACAAGCATGCAGATCACGGATATGCTTGAAGATGTCATATTCGAGGAATCGGGAGGTAGGATAAGATGTCGAAAACCGGATGGCGTTATCTCCTGAACTTCATCCTCTGTCTATCCCTCATATCCCTGATCTCCGTGAGAGGAGAGGGGGTAGAACTGATGGGTTTGAGATATAGATCCTCGGATAATGGGTCCAGGATAACCCTCGATTTAAATGGGATGGCGAAATACGAGATCACTCCGGCGAAAGGGAAAATCCTGATCATCCTTAAAGGGTGTAGATCGGGAATAGGATCTATTCCCGATCGCTTTAAGGATAAACTTGTGAGATCGATCGACGTCAAGCCAAGTGGGGAGGATCTATCAATCACGATCGATCTAAGGGAGAAGGCAAACCTCAGCGCCTTTATGACCCGATCTCCCTATAAGCTCATAGTCGATCTCTATCCGCTTCCCAGGCCTAAACCCAAACTTAAACCCAGCCTGGCTCCGGCAAAGATCACCGTCAAACGGCCTTCCCCTTCACCTTCGAAAACACCGCTTCAGGCAGCGGCGATGAGGAGGCCGACACATCGGAAATCCACCCCATCTCAGCCAAAGCCGAAGGAGAAACCTAAGCCGAAAAAACCCTCACCGTCCGTCACATACCCTCCCCCCGAGGATAAAAGCGATGCCGGCTCCTCCTCGCCTGATCTCGCGTCGATGTTGAGCAGGGCTGAGAGGGAGAGGACGGGTGATGTCGAAATGCCAAAGGTTGGAATCGGCATCCCACCTCTCCTCGTGGCTCAGCTTTTCTTCAATCTTATCCTCCTCGCAGCGCTATATCTGCTCTGGAGAAAGATCGATAGATTAGCCTCTGGGATGAAGGATAAAGGCAAACCCTCCGGAGTTGGGAGCTTCTCTGAGGTTTTAGATGAGATAGTTGATCTGCAGGCCCTGGAGATCACGGAGGATAGGGATGACCCCAAGGTTCGGAAGGTGAAGAGGATGTTAAAGGAGGGCCTTTCAGTGGATGAGATCGCCAAAAAGACCGGAATTCCAAAAGGCGAGGTAGAGCTCATATCCAGCCTATCGGGGATCTGATTCCGCTACGCCTTAGATCAAGCTGTAGGGGCCAGGCACTCCTCCTGGATGCCTGGCCCCTATAATATAAAGTCTACGGTTTGTATTTTCCGCGGGAGTATGGATATAATAAATATGCTAAACGTTCGTATATCCCGTTGAGTGTAGTTCTCATCTACTCCCGCTACACTCAGCGATAATATGAACGGATACCAAAACTCCATTCAGAGGTAACGGTTCGAGATGAAAGTCCTACTTTCCGGAAATGAGGCGATCGCCCGCGGCGCCTATGAGGCCGGAGTAACGGTCGCCGCCGGGTATCCGGGAACACCCAGCACCGAAATCCTCGAAACCCTGGTCAAATACAAGGATTCAGGAATCTACTGCGAGTGGGCGCCGAACGAGAAGGTGGCGCTTGAGATGACCGCCGGAGCGGCGATGGCCGGTGCCAGAGCCATGGCCACGATGAAACACGTCGGCCTGAACGTAGCCGCCGATCCCCTTATGACCCTGGCATACACGGGGATTAAAGGCGGTTTATTGGTCGTCGTGGCCGATGACCCCGGCATGTATTCATCACAAAACGAACAAGATTCCCGAAACTACGCCCGTTTCGCCAAGGTCCCTCTCTTGGAACCCTCGGATAGTCAGGAAGCCAAGGAGTTCGTCAAACTGGGATTGGAGATCTCGGAGAGATTTGATATACCCGTTATCCTCCGCAGTTCCACCCGTATCTCCCACTCGAAGAGCGCTGTTACGTTGGGGAGACGAATTGAAAGGGATGTGGAGATCGCCTTCGAGAAGAACCCCCAGAAATACGTGACAGTACCCATCTATG is part of the Candidatus Poribacteria bacterium genome and harbors:
- a CDS encoding DUF342 domain-containing protein, with the translated sequence MDEGKIVRERQREIIEGDLRLTGSERFFEGDLIVTGNVRDGVSICVNGSVEVYGMVEAAVIRAHGDIIVHGGLPGRAYLDSGGSVIIHYANNSSIVSTGNIFIKTGATHCMLTADNEISLDPERGLLSGGRARAGNAITAATLGSLYKTETILEIGITPIFRAESQRIAERIEFLREELDKTRKVFDLVVNSDPRFLSKRQLKLLDQIPLLQMKLSYLSKELGKYSRMYQSVQKAIEEDLSGGFIRVFKKVYPGVKITINFTSMQITDMLEDVIFEESGGRIRCRKPDGVIS